In one Nocardioides sp. NBC_00368 genomic region, the following are encoded:
- a CDS encoding ABC transporter permease, with the protein MSDSTPTNAAVAQGDTARVEKEAARRAEPGGLGQLLRSGAGHNLGLVLALALLAVIGIATGGERFASVDNVMTILRLAAVIGVVSIGMTFVITGGGIDLSVGALVALSSIWCTTVATQTMANDIHWIIIVTTALLVGAGAGLINGLLIAYGGVVPFIATLAMMASARGLAEIISARKTQIVSVPGFTDAFSRDIFGISVLIWIFAIVAVIGWVLLNRTTFGRRTLAIGGNPEASRLAGINVRRHTVLLYVLVGLCCGIAAVMLISRTTTGSATHGQLYELDAIAAVVIGGTLLSGGRGNIIGTVFGVLIFMTLTNVFVLNNLSISAQAFTKGLIIIAAVLLQKRFSRQPGS; encoded by the coding sequence ATGAGCGACTCCACGCCAACGAACGCTGCTGTGGCCCAGGGGGACACGGCTCGCGTCGAGAAGGAAGCGGCCCGCCGGGCCGAGCCCGGTGGTCTGGGCCAGCTGCTCCGCAGCGGCGCCGGTCACAATCTGGGCTTGGTCCTGGCGCTGGCGCTGCTGGCCGTCATCGGCATCGCCACCGGCGGTGAGCGGTTCGCCTCGGTCGACAACGTGATGACGATCCTGCGCCTCGCCGCGGTGATCGGCGTGGTCAGCATCGGGATGACGTTCGTCATCACCGGCGGTGGCATCGACCTGTCGGTGGGTGCGCTGGTCGCGCTCTCCTCGATCTGGTGCACCACGGTGGCCACCCAGACGATGGCCAACGACATCCACTGGATCATCATCGTCACCACCGCGCTCCTGGTCGGCGCGGGCGCCGGTCTGATCAACGGCTTGCTGATCGCGTACGGCGGGGTGGTGCCGTTCATCGCGACGCTGGCGATGATGGCCAGCGCCCGCGGTCTGGCGGAGATCATCTCGGCGCGCAAGACCCAGATCGTCAGCGTGCCGGGCTTCACCGACGCGTTCTCCCGCGACATCTTCGGGATCTCGGTGCTGATCTGGATCTTCGCCATCGTGGCGGTGATCGGCTGGGTCCTGCTCAACCGCACCACCTTCGGCCGGCGGACGCTGGCCATCGGCGGCAACCCGGAGGCCTCGCGCCTGGCCGGCATCAACGTACGCCGCCACACCGTGCTTCTCTACGTGCTCGTCGGCCTCTGCTGCGGCATCGCCGCGGTGATGCTGATCAGCCGCACCACGACCGGCAGCGCCACCCATGGCCAGCTCTACGAGCTGGACGCCATCGCGGCGGTCGTCATCGGCGGCACCCTGCTCTCCGGCGGGCGCGGCAACATCATCGGCACCGTCTTCGGGGTGCTGATCTTCATGACCCTCACCAACGTGTTCGTGCTCAACAACCTCTCGATCTCCGCCCAGGCCTTCACCAAGGGCCTGATCATCATCGCCGCCGTGCTGCTGCAGAAGCGGTTCTCACGACAGCCAGGGTCATGA
- a CDS encoding sugar ABC transporter ATP-binding protein, with product MTQTPTPSPDGPTAGAGGGDVLLEMTGIVKRFPGVLALGGVDLDVRAGEVHCLLGQNGAGKSTLIKVLSAAYQPDEGEILWEGEPVRLSTPVAAMKLGISTIYQELDLVPGLTVTENIFLGHELATAGFSRRAEATQRVRALLARLGHSEVDPNRLVGDLSPAGQQIVSMARALSHDTRLLILDEPSAVLDQEEVDNLFRVVRGLTAEGVAIIYISHRLEEIRQIGDRITVLKDGRTVATGLSVAETPTRELITLMTGREIEYVFPDRPTTRPGRDTTPVLEASGLSGDRFHDIDLRVHAGEIVGLAGLVGSGRSEILETIYGARRSSAGTVTINGRRLRGGSVRAAVAAGVGLAPEERKSQGLLLDQAVYRNVTISSLGRFSKASFLDSGAERRAAEELSRSLDVRPAGVDRPVRNLSGGNQQKVVLARWLLRDCKVLLLDEPTRGVDVGARSEIYNLVRRLADEGVAVVVVSSEVEEVLGLADRVLVISEGSVVHEGPATEIDESKVLDLVMEGEVA from the coding sequence ATGACCCAGACCCCGACGCCGTCGCCCGACGGCCCCACCGCCGGCGCGGGCGGGGGTGACGTACTGCTGGAGATGACCGGGATCGTGAAGCGGTTCCCCGGCGTGCTCGCCCTCGGCGGCGTCGACCTCGACGTCCGGGCAGGCGAGGTGCACTGCCTGCTCGGGCAGAACGGCGCCGGCAAGTCGACCCTGATCAAGGTGCTCTCGGCGGCGTACCAGCCCGACGAGGGGGAGATCCTGTGGGAGGGCGAGCCGGTTCGGCTGTCCACCCCGGTCGCCGCCATGAAGCTCGGCATCTCGACGATCTACCAGGAGCTCGACCTGGTGCCCGGGCTCACCGTGACCGAGAACATCTTCCTCGGCCACGAGCTCGCCACGGCCGGGTTCAGCCGCCGCGCCGAGGCGACCCAGCGGGTGCGTGCGCTGCTGGCGCGGCTCGGCCACAGCGAGGTCGACCCGAACCGCCTGGTCGGCGACCTGTCCCCGGCGGGACAGCAGATCGTCAGCATGGCGAGGGCGCTGTCGCACGACACCCGCCTGCTCATCCTCGACGAGCCGTCGGCGGTCCTCGACCAGGAGGAGGTGGACAACCTCTTCCGGGTGGTCCGCGGCCTCACCGCGGAGGGCGTCGCGATCATCTACATCTCCCACCGCCTCGAGGAGATCCGCCAGATCGGCGACCGGATCACGGTCCTCAAGGACGGTCGCACCGTCGCCACCGGGCTCTCCGTCGCGGAGACCCCGACCCGGGAGCTGATCACGCTGATGACCGGCCGCGAGATCGAGTACGTCTTCCCCGACCGCCCCACGACGCGACCCGGTCGCGACACCACGCCGGTGCTCGAGGCCAGCGGCCTGTCCGGCGACCGGTTCCACGACATCGACCTGCGCGTCCACGCCGGCGAGATCGTCGGCCTGGCGGGCCTGGTCGGCTCCGGTCGCTCGGAGATCCTGGAGACCATCTACGGCGCCCGCCGCTCCAGCGCAGGCACGGTCACCATCAACGGGCGCCGGCTGCGCGGCGGCTCGGTCCGTGCCGCGGTCGCCGCAGGGGTCGGGCTGGCTCCCGAGGAGCGCAAGAGCCAGGGGCTGCTGCTCGACCAGGCGGTCTACCGCAACGTGACGATCTCGTCCCTGGGCCGGTTCTCCAAGGCCAGCTTCCTGGACAGCGGCGCCGAGCGCCGTGCCGCCGAGGAGCTCAGCCGCTCGCTCGACGTACGTCCTGCCGGGGTGGACCGGCCGGTCCGCAACCTGTCCGGCGGAAACCAGCAGAAGGTCGTGCTCGCCCGGTGGCTGTTGCGCGACTGCAAGGTGCTGCTCCTCGACGAGCCCACCCGGGGCGTCGACGTCGGGGCACGCAGCGAGATCTACAACCTCGTCCGCCGCCTGGCCGACGAAGGTGTCGCCGTGGTCGTGGTGTCCAGCGAGGTGGAGGAGGTGCTCGGTCTCGCCGACCGGGTCCTCGTCATCAGCGAGGGCTCCGTCGTCCACGAGGGACCCGCCACCGAGATCGACGAGTCGAAGGTCCTGGACCTCGTGATGGAAGGAGAGGTCGCATGA
- a CDS encoding ROK family transcriptional regulator has product MHDADITVRVSATADPAAVRTARLGLLLRSLRDRGPRTRGRLAEETGLTRSVANGLVDELAGLGLVSREDGDRRGAGRPGVQVRLVGRSVCGIGAEINVDHLAVVAVDLAGTVIAEARRGIDGRNLPPEGVLSELAGLVADALAEARTAGATVAGITVGVAGLVDATTERVTLAPNLGWRDIDVAEDVRRRLAATATPDEPVPPVRVANEANLAATAELDPTDDDRADMVVLYGEVGLGGAVVSGGRVAPGRHGWAGEIGHLPVDPRGRLCGCGRTGCWETVVGLRALLEAATDPDDPIRDPALTLEERLATLVERARLADGRTLAALDEVGTWLGTGAAVLVNTLNPGTVVLSGYYAVLGEWLRPAVEARLAADVLAPRAGGTGVAISALGPTAAVRGGALVSLEPVLSDPTVLADLPELHGGTR; this is encoded by the coding sequence ATGCACGACGCAGACATCACCGTGCGGGTCTCCGCCACCGCCGACCCGGCCGCCGTGCGGACGGCCCGCCTGGGCCTGCTCCTCCGGTCGCTGCGCGACCGCGGCCCGCGCACGCGGGGGCGCCTGGCCGAGGAGACCGGGCTGACCCGGTCGGTCGCCAACGGGCTGGTCGACGAGCTCGCCGGGCTGGGGCTGGTCTCTCGCGAGGACGGCGACCGCCGTGGCGCGGGGCGCCCCGGTGTCCAGGTCCGTCTCGTCGGTCGCTCCGTGTGCGGGATCGGCGCGGAGATCAACGTCGACCACCTCGCCGTCGTGGCCGTCGACCTGGCCGGGACCGTGATCGCCGAGGCCCGCCGAGGCATCGACGGCCGGAACCTCCCGCCGGAGGGCGTCCTGTCCGAGCTCGCCGGCCTGGTCGCCGACGCCCTCGCCGAGGCCCGGACCGCCGGTGCCACCGTCGCCGGCATCACCGTCGGGGTCGCCGGCCTCGTCGACGCCACCACCGAGCGGGTCACGCTCGCTCCCAACCTCGGCTGGCGCGACATCGACGTCGCCGAGGACGTACGCCGCCGACTGGCCGCCACGGCCACCCCCGACGAGCCGGTGCCGCCGGTGCGGGTGGCCAACGAGGCCAACCTCGCGGCGACCGCCGAGCTCGACCCCACAGACGACGACCGCGCCGACATGGTGGTGCTCTACGGCGAGGTGGGCCTCGGCGGCGCGGTCGTCAGCGGCGGCCGGGTGGCACCGGGCCGGCACGGCTGGGCCGGGGAGATCGGTCACCTCCCGGTCGACCCGCGCGGTCGCCTCTGCGGCTGCGGCCGCACCGGCTGCTGGGAGACCGTGGTGGGCCTGCGCGCGCTGCTCGAGGCGGCCACCGACCCCGACGACCCCATCCGCGACCCGGCGCTGACCCTCGAGGAGCGGCTCGCCACCCTGGTCGAGCGGGCCCGGCTCGCCGACGGCCGCACCCTGGCCGCGCTGGACGAGGTCGGAACGTGGCTCGGCACCGGCGCCGCCGTCCTGGTCAACACGCTCAACCCCGGCACCGTCGTGCTCAGCGGCTACTACGCCGTGCTCGGCGAGTGGCTGCGGCCTGCCGTCGAAGCCAGGCTCGCCGCCGATGTTCTCGCGCCGCGCGCCGGCGGCACCGGGGTCGCCATCTCAGCTCTCGGCCCGACCGCCGCGGTCCGCGGCGGCGCACTGGTCTCTCTCGAGCCGGTGCTCTCCGACCCCACCGTCCTCGCCGACCTGCCCGAACTGCACGGAGGAACCCGATGA
- a CDS encoding PQQ-dependent sugar dehydrogenase: protein MRRFTLWSVATTVVSGLLVLPLTTSADAAPTAAPPPDTDFEKVTLNDRPGEPMDLAVLPNGDVLHTTRAGKVWLNDADTGVNSVAAEFDVYQHDEEGLQSIALDPGYNGRTNKWVYVYYSPPMNTPVDDPATPDVNEGDAPEFGTPAEFEPFKGAIRLSRYQYAGGKIDLSTEQQIIDVPVDRGRCCHVGGDIVFDSAGNLILATGDDTDPFQSDGYAPLDDRENRSPAFDARRTAANTDDLRGKLLRIKPKAGGGYTVPAGNLFAPGTDKTRPEIYAMGLRNPFRIEIDRETDRVYVADYSPDASSANPDRGPAGQGKWTVVTKPANYGWPLCATAELPYRDYDFGTGVSGPAFDCEAPVNDSRHNTGLTQLPPVTQPTVWYTYGQSEKFPELGTGGIAPMAGPAYDFRKSATKDPLSGAWPEYYDGVPLFAEWGRDYIKGMRLDADGELTGIESVLSTFATDNVMDLEFGKDGSLYMLEYGDGFFSENEEAQVSRIDYIARTGNHSPKPVISADKTAGQPPLTVAFDSAGTTDPDGDKLVYQWDFDGDGTFDATGKTATHTYAEPGAYRATLTVTDKGKAGRGKHASADVDVVVGNDVPVVTLTTSPAPGEAFHFGDTVQFQVEVTDDQPVDCDRVSVTYVLGHDEHGHPQTTANGCSGSIVTTVPGGHDPGQDDLNAVFVAEYTDPGEGDIPALTGSDEVVIAPSE, encoded by the coding sequence GTGCGCAGATTCACCCTCTGGAGCGTCGCCACGACCGTGGTCTCGGGGCTCCTGGTTCTCCCCCTCACGACGTCCGCGGACGCGGCCCCCACGGCCGCGCCGCCGCCGGACACCGACTTCGAGAAGGTGACCCTCAACGACCGTCCCGGTGAGCCGATGGACCTCGCGGTCCTGCCCAACGGGGACGTCCTCCACACCACCCGGGCCGGGAAGGTGTGGCTCAACGACGCCGACACCGGCGTCAACAGCGTCGCAGCCGAGTTCGACGTCTACCAGCACGACGAGGAGGGTCTGCAGAGCATCGCTCTGGACCCCGGATACAACGGCCGGACCAACAAGTGGGTCTACGTCTACTACTCGCCCCCGATGAACACCCCTGTCGACGACCCGGCCACGCCGGACGTCAACGAGGGTGACGCGCCGGAGTTCGGCACGCCCGCCGAGTTCGAGCCGTTCAAGGGCGCGATCCGCCTCTCCCGCTACCAGTACGCGGGCGGCAAGATCGACCTGTCCACCGAGCAGCAGATCATCGATGTACCCGTCGACCGCGGGCGCTGCTGCCACGTCGGTGGCGACATCGTCTTCGACTCGGCGGGCAACCTGATCCTCGCCACCGGTGACGACACCGACCCGTTCCAGTCCGACGGCTACGCCCCGCTCGACGACCGGGAGAACCGCAGCCCCGCCTTCGACGCGCGGCGTACGGCGGCCAACACCGACGACCTGCGCGGCAAGCTCCTGCGGATCAAGCCGAAGGCCGGCGGTGGCTACACCGTCCCTGCCGGGAACCTGTTCGCTCCGGGCACCGACAAGACCCGCCCGGAGATCTACGCGATGGGCCTGCGCAACCCGTTCCGGATCGAGATCGACCGGGAGACCGACCGCGTCTACGTGGCCGACTACTCGCCCGACGCCTCCTCCGCGAACCCGGACCGCGGCCCGGCCGGCCAGGGCAAGTGGACGGTCGTCACGAAGCCGGCCAACTACGGCTGGCCGCTGTGTGCGACCGCTGAGCTGCCCTACCGCGACTACGACTTCGGGACCGGGGTCTCGGGCCCGGCGTTCGACTGCGAGGCGCCTGTCAACGACTCGCGGCACAACACCGGCCTGACTCAGCTCCCGCCGGTGACGCAGCCGACGGTCTGGTACACCTACGGCCAGTCCGAGAAGTTCCCCGAGCTCGGCACCGGCGGCATCGCCCCGATGGCCGGCCCGGCGTACGACTTCCGGAAGTCGGCGACGAAGGACCCGCTCTCCGGCGCCTGGCCGGAGTACTACGACGGCGTTCCGCTGTTCGCGGAGTGGGGTCGTGACTACATCAAGGGCATGCGGCTCGACGCCGACGGCGAGCTCACCGGCATCGAGTCGGTGCTCTCCACCTTCGCCACGGACAACGTGATGGACCTGGAGTTCGGCAAGGACGGCTCGCTCTACATGCTCGAGTACGGCGACGGCTTCTTCAGCGAGAACGAGGAGGCCCAGGTCTCCCGGATCGACTACATCGCCCGCACCGGCAACCACTCGCCGAAGCCGGTGATCAGTGCCGACAAGACCGCCGGCCAGCCGCCGCTGACCGTCGCCTTCGACAGCGCAGGGACGACCGACCCCGACGGCGACAAGCTCGTCTACCAGTGGGACTTCGACGGTGACGGCACCTTCGACGCCACCGGGAAGACGGCGACCCACACCTACGCCGAGCCGGGGGCCTACCGCGCGACCCTGACCGTCACGGACAAGGGCAAGGCGGGTCGCGGCAAGCACGCCTCGGCCGACGTCGACGTGGTCGTCGGCAACGACGTGCCCGTGGTGACCCTGACCACCAGCCCGGCGCCGGGTGAGGCGTTCCACTTCGGTGACACCGTGCAGTTCCAGGTCGAGGTGACCGACGACCAGCCGGTCGACTGCGACCGGGTCTCGGTGACGTACGTCCTGGGCCACGACGAGCACGGCCACCCGCAGACCACCGCCAACGGCTGCAGCGGCTCGATCGTGACGACCGTCCCCGGCGGCCACGACCCCGGCCAGGACGATCTGAACGCCGTCTTCGTGGCGGAGTACACCGACCCGGGCGAGGGCGACATCCCGGCGCTCACCGGCAGCGACGAGGTGGTGATCGCACCCAGCGAGTGA